A portion of the Kiritimatiellia bacterium genome contains these proteins:
- a CDS encoding phosphoglycerate kinase, whose product MNKKTVRDVDLKNKRVLMRVDFNVPLENGRVSDDTRIRAALPTIQYVLDQGSSLVLMSHLGRPTGKPDVKFSLKPAAERLAEILGKPVGFAPDCIGPEAEAMARSLKPGEVLLLENLRFHPEEEGKPDLPKTASDEEKKAAKAEMKKKQKVFAGQLAQFGNVYVNDAFGTAHRAHASIVGVAESFRERAAGFLMEREIEYLSKATSNPAKPYAAIIGGAKISDKINVLTNLLDKVDALLIGGGMAYTFYRAKNLPVGKSLVESDKVDLARDVLAQAAQKGVQLLLPVDNIIADAFSADANTRVADENGIEEGWMALDIGPKTAQLFAAAIKNAKTIVWNGPMGCFEMAPFEDGTFAVARAIAANRGCVSIIGGGDSVSAVNKSGLADKMSHISTGGGASLEFLEGKELPGIAVLSDK is encoded by the coding sequence ATGAACAAAAAAACCGTCCGCGACGTTGACCTGAAAAACAAGCGCGTTCTCATGCGCGTGGATTTTAACGTGCCGCTGGAAAACGGCAGGGTATCCGATGACACCCGCATCCGCGCCGCGCTTCCGACCATTCAATACGTCCTTGACCAGGGTTCCTCTCTGGTGCTCATGAGTCATCTCGGCCGGCCGACCGGCAAGCCGGATGTGAAATTCAGCCTGAAACCCGCCGCCGAACGGCTGGCCGAAATCCTCGGCAAACCCGTCGGGTTCGCGCCGGACTGCATCGGTCCGGAGGCCGAGGCAATGGCCCGGTCTCTGAAACCGGGCGAAGTGCTTTTACTGGAAAACCTCAGGTTTCATCCGGAAGAAGAGGGAAAACCCGACCTGCCAAAAACCGCTTCGGACGAGGAGAAAAAAGCGGCCAAGGCTGAAATGAAAAAGAAGCAGAAGGTCTTTGCCGGCCAACTGGCGCAGTTCGGAAACGTATACGTCAACGACGCCTTCGGCACGGCGCACCGGGCGCATGCCTCCATCGTGGGGGTGGCGGAATCTTTCCGGGAACGCGCCGCCGGTTTCCTGATGGAGAGGGAAATTGAATACTTGAGCAAAGCCACCTCCAACCCGGCCAAGCCTTACGCGGCCATCATCGGCGGCGCCAAAATCAGCGACAAAATCAATGTCCTTACCAATCTCCTGGACAAGGTTGACGCCCTGCTGATCGGCGGCGGCATGGCCTATACTTTTTACCGCGCGAAAAACCTGCCGGTCGGCAAATCCCTCGTGGAAAGCGACAAGGTTGACCTGGCCCGGGACGTCCTTGCCCAAGCCGCCCAAAAGGGCGTGCAACTGCTCCTGCCGGTTGACAATATTATCGCCGACGCCTTCAGCGCCGACGCCAACACCAGGGTCGCGGATGAAAACGGCATTGAGGAAGGCTGGATGGCGCTGGATATCGGCCCCAAAACCGCCCAGCTTTTCGCGGCCGCGATCAAAAACGCGAAGACCATCGTCTGGAACGGGCCCATGGGCTGTTTTGAAATGGCCCCGTTTGAAGACGGCACTTTCGCCGTCGCCCGCGCCATCGCCGCCAACCGCGGCTGCGTCAGCATCATCGGCGGAGGCGACAGCGTCAGCGCGGTCAACAAAAGCGGCCTGGCGGATAAAATGAGCCATATCAGCACCGGCGGCGGCGCCAGCCTGGAATTCCTGGAAGGAAAGGAATTGCCGGGCATCGCGGTCCTGAGCGACAAATAG
- the gap gene encoding type I glyceraldehyde-3-phosphate dehydrogenase, translating into MAVKIGINGFGRIGRLVYRAAYEMKALDQLEFAAVNDLTDTKTLAHLLKYDSTFGKFPGAVSHDEQNIIIDGKKIKTLAVKEGPGKMPWKDLGVQVVLESTGRFTDNTEKAKETDRPGLHITASGAKKVLISAPAKGHDVTLVMGVNDNAYDPGKHHVISNASCTTNCLAPMVKVLNDAFGIEKGLMTTIHSYTNDQRILDFPHKDLRRARSAAVSIIPTTTGAAKAIAEVIPEMKGKLHGYALRVPTPDGSVTDLSVVLKKTAAADQINAAFKKAADGSLKGFLAYSDDDIVLADIVGDRHSCIFDSKLTIVLGDNLAKIVGWYDNEWGYSCRCVDLLKKLAATLK; encoded by the coding sequence ATGGCAGTCAAAATCGGAATCAACGGCTTCGGCAGAATCGGGCGCCTCGTTTACCGCGCGGCTTATGAGATGAAAGCGCTGGACCAGCTGGAATTTGCGGCGGTGAACGACCTCACCGACACCAAAACGCTGGCCCATCTGCTGAAATACGACTCCACCTTCGGAAAATTCCCGGGCGCCGTCAGCCACGACGAGCAGAACATAATTATTGACGGCAAAAAAATCAAAACGCTCGCCGTCAAGGAAGGTCCCGGCAAAATGCCCTGGAAAGACCTCGGCGTACAGGTCGTCCTGGAAAGCACCGGCCGTTTTACCGACAACACCGAAAAGGCGAAGGAAACCGACCGGCCCGGCCTGCATATCACCGCCTCAGGCGCCAAAAAAGTCCTGATCAGCGCGCCGGCCAAGGGCCACGACGTTACCCTGGTGATGGGCGTCAACGATAACGCCTATGACCCGGGCAAACACCATGTCATTTCCAACGCCTCCTGCACCACCAACTGCCTCGCGCCCATGGTGAAGGTCTTGAACGACGCCTTCGGGATTGAAAAAGGCCTGATGACCACCATTCATTCCTACACCAACGACCAGCGCATTCTTGATTTCCCCCACAAGGATTTGCGCCGGGCGCGCTCCGCGGCGGTCTCCATCATCCCCACCACGACCGGCGCGGCCAAGGCCATCGCGGAAGTTATTCCCGAAATGAAAGGCAAACTACACGGTTACGCCCTGCGCGTTCCCACCCCGGACGGCTCCGTAACCGACCTCTCGGTGGTCCTTAAAAAGACCGCCGCCGCCGACCAGATCAACGCGGCGTTCAAAAAGGCCGCCGATGGATCCCTGAAGGGATTCCTGGCTTATTCCGACGATGACATTGTCCTCGCGGACATCGTCGGCGACCGGCACAGCTGTATTTTTGACAGCAAGCTCACCATTGTCCTCGGCGACAATCTGGCCAAGATCGTCGGCTGGTATGACAACGAATGGGGTTACTCGTGCCGTTGCGTGGATTTGCTGAAGAAGCTGGCGGCGACGCTGAAATAG